A DNA window from Clavibacter sepedonicus contains the following coding sequences:
- a CDS encoding Gfo/Idh/MocA family protein, which yields MTAGDARTGPAHRIVAPADGARLRVVQVGAGGMGQAWLKTIAEDPDVELVGVVDLDEQAARAGAAAHGASAEASTDLGQLIARLRPDAVIDVTIPRAHHPVTTQALFAGIPVLGEKPVALTVAEGLSLAAAAEITGELFMVSQSRRYNDHLVALKRRAADLGGVGIVTTEFFKAPHFGGFREEMDDVLLLDMAVHQFDAVRYLLDADPVSVYCESYNPAWSWYRGDAGATVVFAFEGGVRYVYTGSWCSPGAETSWNGSWRVSGAHGTALWDGDHDPTSEIADAPDGPPAEPAAAGSVGVEIAGSLRAFVRALRTGERPHGEVHGNVMSLAMVEAAIESKDTGRRLAIDDVLERAYATALADERRDDVRARLEAWRERGVRETLQGPPASAGAAGVAAVVRPAAAG from the coding sequence ATGACGGCCGGTGACGCGCGCACGGGCCCGGCTCACCGGATCGTCGCGCCCGCCGACGGCGCGCGCCTGCGGGTCGTGCAGGTCGGCGCGGGCGGCATGGGGCAGGCGTGGCTGAAGACCATCGCGGAGGATCCCGACGTCGAGCTCGTGGGCGTCGTCGACCTCGACGAGCAGGCGGCCCGCGCGGGTGCCGCGGCGCACGGGGCATCCGCGGAGGCGTCCACCGACCTCGGTCAGCTGATCGCGCGGCTGCGGCCCGACGCGGTGATCGACGTCACCATCCCGCGCGCGCACCACCCCGTCACCACGCAGGCGCTGTTCGCCGGGATCCCGGTGCTCGGCGAGAAGCCCGTCGCGCTCACGGTCGCCGAGGGGCTGTCGCTCGCGGCGGCCGCGGAGATCACGGGCGAGCTGTTCATGGTCAGCCAGTCGCGCCGCTACAACGACCACCTCGTCGCCCTGAAGCGGCGGGCGGCCGACCTCGGCGGCGTCGGCATCGTCACGACGGAGTTCTTCAAGGCCCCGCACTTCGGCGGGTTCCGCGAGGAGATGGACGACGTGCTGCTGCTCGACATGGCGGTGCACCAGTTCGACGCCGTGCGGTACCTGCTCGACGCGGATCCCGTGAGCGTCTACTGCGAGTCGTACAACCCCGCGTGGAGCTGGTACCGCGGCGACGCGGGCGCCACCGTGGTCTTCGCGTTCGAGGGCGGCGTGCGCTACGTCTACACGGGCAGCTGGTGCAGCCCGGGCGCGGAGACGTCGTGGAACGGATCCTGGCGGGTGAGCGGCGCCCACGGCACCGCGCTGTGGGACGGCGACCACGACCCGACGAGCGAGATCGCGGACGCGCCCGACGGCCCGCCCGCGGAGCCCGCGGCCGCCGGGTCGGTGGGGGTCGAGATCGCCGGATCGCTGCGCGCCTTCGTGCGCGCGCTGCGCACGGGGGAGCGGCCGCACGGCGAGGTGCACGGCAACGTGATGAGCCTCGCGATGGTGGAGGCCGCGATCGAGTCGAAGGACACGGGCCGGCGGCTCGCGATCGACGACGTGCTCGAGCGCGCGTACGCGACCGCGCTCGCCGACGAGCGGCGCGACGACGTGCGCGCCCGGCTCGAGGCGTGGCGCGAGCGGGGCGTGCGGGAGACGCTCCAGGGGCCGCCGGCGTCCGCGGGTGCCGCGGGCGTCGCCGCCGTCGTCCGCCCGGCTGCCGCCGGGTAG
- a CDS encoding ThuA domain-containing protein — protein MTDPTSPLRVTVWGENRHEQIEQHVRDRYPTGMHGAVAEGVQENLPDAHVEIATMDQPEHGLTEELLARTDVLTWWGHAAHAEVDDQVVERVHRHVLDGMGLIVLHSGHWSKIFTKLMGTTCTLRWRSEHDRELVWTVNPQHPITRGVPNPIVIDEQEMYGEYFDVPTPDELVFISGFTGGEVFRSGMTYRRGFGRIFFFSPGDQDFPVYHHPDVRRVIANACEWARPDRRETPTLLRYELGEYYDGTDYAGALER, from the coding sequence ATGACCGACCCGACCTCCCCGCTCCGCGTCACCGTCTGGGGCGAGAACCGCCACGAGCAGATCGAGCAGCACGTCCGCGACCGCTACCCGACCGGGATGCACGGCGCCGTCGCCGAGGGCGTGCAGGAGAACCTGCCCGACGCGCACGTCGAGATCGCGACCATGGACCAGCCCGAGCACGGCCTCACCGAGGAGCTGCTCGCCCGCACCGACGTCCTCACCTGGTGGGGCCACGCGGCCCACGCCGAGGTGGACGACCAGGTCGTCGAGCGGGTGCACCGCCACGTGCTCGACGGCATGGGCCTCATCGTGCTGCACTCCGGGCACTGGTCGAAGATCTTCACGAAGCTCATGGGCACGACCTGCACCCTCCGCTGGCGCAGCGAGCACGACCGCGAGCTGGTGTGGACCGTGAACCCGCAGCACCCCATCACCCGCGGCGTCCCCAACCCCATCGTCATCGACGAGCAGGAGATGTACGGCGAGTACTTCGACGTTCCCACGCCCGACGAGCTCGTCTTCATTTCGGGCTTCACGGGCGGCGAGGTGTTCCGCAGCGGCATGACCTACCGCCGCGGCTTCGGCCGGATCTTCTTCTTCTCGCCCGGCGACCAGGACTTCCCCGTGTACCACCACCCGGACGTGCGCCGCGTGATCGCGAACGCCTGCGAGTGGGCGCGGCCCGACCGCCGCGAGACGCCCACGCTGCTGCGCTACGAGCTCGGCGAGTACTACGACGGCACCGACTACGCCGGGGCGCTCGAGCGATGA
- a CDS encoding carbohydrate ABC transporter permease encodes MTDTAARAARAARPALPRPVGSRKPRADRSWVSTVIGVVILAVMLFPVYWMVNISLQPAGPAIQAAWFPFEAQFQGYATALSEQGRALGTSLVIALGSVVLSLAIATPAAYALAQFRFRWIDVVLFGILISQMIPGIVVANALYAAYNDLGLLNSIPGLILADSTAGIPFAILIMRAFMAGIPPSIIEAAKVDGAGNFRAFRSIVLPVSLNAVITAGLFTFLFTWSDFLFALTLTTTDDVRPITLGIYQYIGTYTADWSTVMATAVLASLPAIILLLAAQRFIAAGATGGAVK; translated from the coding sequence ATGACTGACACCGCCGCCCGTGCCGCCCGTGCCGCCCGTCCTGCCCTGCCGCGGCCCGTGGGCTCGCGGAAGCCGCGCGCGGACCGCAGCTGGGTCTCCACGGTGATCGGCGTCGTGATCCTCGCCGTGATGCTGTTCCCCGTCTACTGGATGGTCAACATCTCGCTGCAGCCCGCCGGCCCCGCCATCCAGGCGGCCTGGTTCCCGTTCGAGGCGCAGTTCCAGGGCTACGCGACCGCGCTCTCGGAGCAGGGGCGGGCGCTCGGCACGAGCCTGGTGATCGCGCTCGGCAGCGTGGTGCTGAGCCTCGCGATCGCGACCCCGGCGGCGTACGCGCTCGCGCAGTTCCGCTTCCGGTGGATCGACGTGGTGCTGTTCGGGATCCTCATCTCGCAGATGATCCCGGGCATCGTCGTCGCCAACGCGCTCTACGCGGCGTACAACGACCTGGGGCTGCTCAACTCGATCCCGGGCCTGATCCTCGCGGACTCCACCGCGGGCATCCCGTTCGCGATCCTCATCATGCGGGCGTTCATGGCGGGCATCCCGCCGTCGATCATCGAGGCCGCGAAGGTCGACGGCGCCGGGAACTTCCGGGCCTTCCGCTCGATCGTCCTGCCCGTGAGCCTCAACGCCGTGATCACGGCCGGGCTCTTCACGTTCCTCTTCACCTGGAGCGACTTCCTGTTCGCGCTGACTCTCACGACGACCGACGACGTGCGCCCCATCACGCTCGGGATCTACCAGTACATCGGCACGTACACCGCCGACTGGAGCACGGTGATGGCGACGGCGGTGCTCGCCTCGCTGCCGGCGATCATCCTGCTCCTCGCGGCGCAGCGCTTCATCGCGGCAGGGGCGACGGGCGGCGCGGTCAAGTGA